In Cupriavidus taiwanensis, the following proteins share a genomic window:
- a CDS encoding ABC-type transport auxiliary lipoprotein family protein, with protein sequence MPRLLRSATARLRAALLIFCAGLALSGCALTRGEPTITYDLGPAVAAPAAPAAGNPALAPLPKLRVAQTDGPNWLEGNALFYRLQYAQAQRLQAYATQRWVMSPTRLFDERLREAVAARGTLGWSGDGSVPALKVDLLEFDQVFDSATTSEGVVRLRATVYRHGMLGQQTFEARRPAPSADGAGGVKALAEASDAVIAALLDWIGTLQLK encoded by the coding sequence ATGCCACGCTTGCTGCGCTCCGCAACCGCCCGCCTGCGCGCGGCCCTGCTGATTTTCTGCGCCGGCCTGGCGCTGTCGGGCTGCGCGCTGACGCGCGGCGAGCCCACCATCACCTATGACCTGGGCCCGGCCGTTGCTGCCCCGGCGGCACCCGCCGCCGGGAACCCTGCCCTCGCGCCGCTGCCCAAACTGCGCGTGGCGCAAACCGACGGGCCCAACTGGCTGGAAGGCAATGCGCTGTTCTACCGGCTCCAGTACGCCCAGGCGCAGCGCCTGCAGGCCTATGCCACGCAGCGCTGGGTGATGTCGCCCACGCGCCTGTTCGACGAGCGCCTGCGCGAGGCCGTGGCCGCGCGCGGCACGCTGGGCTGGTCCGGCGACGGCAGCGTGCCGGCGCTGAAGGTTGACCTGCTCGAGTTCGACCAGGTGTTCGACAGCGCCACCACCAGCGAGGGCGTGGTGCGGCTGCGCGCCACGGTGTACCGGCACGGCATGCTCGGCCAGCAGACCTTCGAGGCGCGCCGGCCCGCGCCCAGCGCCGACGGCGCCGGCGGCGTCAAAGCGCTGGCCGAAGCCAGCGATGCCGTGATTGCCGCGCTGCTCGACTGGATCGGCACGCTGCAGCTAAAGTAA
- a CDS encoding VanZ family protein — protein sequence MEPAPPPLSAPPPAAMPAPSATAPQHSPLARVGLLCFTLLVIYASLYPFSGWIDNGISPFAFVSAPKPRYITDFDLLTNVLGYFPFGALVVLSLHPRVSGGRATLVALVAGALLSACMEAFQTWLPSRISSNIDLITNALGALLGGAVAAPFTRALIDDGRLTRLRHAWFEPHASFAIILLLLWPFAQVFPQEHLFGMGGIVREWLTDPESWPMQVLQMVFPQLEAWQDHIGLRPEDMQSQQLLESLVTASSWVGTGLFASLAMRRSAPMLRILAGLLAAALLLKATAAELQFPTESAFVWLSEGGRFALLTSSLVLALLLYLPRWLRAVLAMAALIVLVALTNVLPSNPYAWISEQGWRMGRFIHFNSLAQWLGWLWPFLAFCYVIWRFEQVSLRRHAMKKAAARREAAAANLRE from the coding sequence ATGGAGCCGGCTCCCCCGCCGCTCTCCGCGCCGCCGCCGGCGGCTATGCCAGCACCATCCGCCACCGCGCCGCAGCACTCGCCGCTGGCGCGCGTGGGGCTGCTCTGCTTCACGCTGCTGGTGATCTATGCCAGCCTGTACCCGTTCTCGGGCTGGATCGACAACGGCATCTCGCCCTTTGCCTTTGTCAGCGCGCCCAAGCCGCGCTACATCACCGACTTCGACCTGCTGACCAACGTGCTGGGGTATTTCCCGTTCGGCGCGCTGGTGGTGCTGTCGCTGCATCCGCGCGTGTCGGGCGGGCGCGCTACCCTGGTGGCGCTGGTCGCCGGCGCCCTGCTGTCGGCGTGCATGGAGGCCTTCCAGACCTGGCTGCCGAGCCGGATCTCGTCCAACATCGACCTGATCACCAATGCGCTGGGGGCGCTGCTCGGCGGCGCCGTGGCGGCGCCGTTCACGCGCGCGCTGATCGACGACGGGCGCCTGACGCGGCTGCGCCATGCCTGGTTCGAGCCCCATGCCAGCTTTGCCATCATCCTGCTGCTGCTGTGGCCGTTCGCGCAGGTGTTTCCGCAGGAGCACCTGTTCGGCATGGGCGGCATCGTGCGCGAATGGCTGACCGATCCGGAATCCTGGCCGATGCAGGTGCTGCAGATGGTGTTCCCGCAGCTGGAGGCGTGGCAGGACCATATCGGCCTGCGGCCCGAGGACATGCAGAGCCAGCAGTTGCTGGAATCGCTGGTGACTGCCAGCAGCTGGGTCGGCACCGGCCTGTTCGCCTCGCTGGCGATGCGCCGCAGCGCGCCGATGCTGCGCATCCTGGCGGGGCTGCTGGCGGCGGCGCTGCTGCTCAAGGCGACCGCGGCCGAGCTGCAGTTCCCGACCGAAAGCGCCTTCGTCTGGCTGTCCGAAGGCGGGCGCTTCGCGCTGCTGACCAGCTCGCTGGTGCTGGCGCTGCTGCTGTACCTGCCGCGCTGGCTGCGCGCGGTGCTGGCGATGGCGGCGCTGATCGTGCTGGTGGCGCTGACCAACGTGCTGCCGTCAAACCCCTACGCGTGGATCTCCGAGCAGGGCTGGCGCATGGGCCGCTTCATCCACTTCAACAGCCTGGCGCAGTGGCTCGGCTGGCTGTGGCCGTTCCTGGCGTTCTGCTATGTGATCTGGCGCTTCGAGCAGGTCAGCCTGCGCCGCCATGCGATGAAGAAAGCCGCGGCGCGCCGTGAGGCGGCAGCGGCCAACCTGCGGGAGTAA
- a CDS encoding ferritin-like domain-containing protein translates to MLYPELFKSLEAVRWHMDKDIPWETFDASMLTDDQAKTIRMNAITEWSALPATEMFLRDNRHDSDFSAFMSIWFFEEQKHSLVLMEYLRRFRPDLVPTEEELHAVRFEFDPAPPLETLMLHFCGEIRLNHWYRRAAEWHTEPVIKHIYRTLSQDEARHGGAYLRYMKKYLAQFGDSARAAFAKIGVLMASARRTEKPLHPTNLHVNKALFPNDTVQSRLPDPDWLEKWLDEQIRFDEGWEKKVIERILHNMSLLFERTFESVQDLNRYRKELNASLQGAGAARPAQA, encoded by the coding sequence ATGCTCTACCCCGAACTGTTCAAATCGTTGGAAGCCGTCCGCTGGCACATGGACAAGGACATCCCCTGGGAGACCTTCGACGCCAGCATGCTGACGGACGACCAGGCCAAGACCATTCGCATGAATGCGATCACGGAATGGTCCGCCCTGCCCGCGACCGAGATGTTCCTGCGCGACAACCGCCACGACTCTGACTTTTCGGCGTTCATGAGCATCTGGTTCTTCGAGGAACAGAAGCATTCGCTGGTGCTGATGGAGTACCTGCGCCGCTTCCGCCCGGACCTGGTGCCGACCGAGGAAGAACTGCACGCGGTGCGCTTCGAGTTCGACCCGGCGCCGCCGCTGGAAACGCTGATGCTGCATTTCTGCGGCGAGATCCGCCTGAACCACTGGTACCGCCGTGCCGCCGAATGGCACACCGAGCCGGTGATCAAGCATATCTACCGCACCCTGTCGCAGGACGAAGCCCGCCACGGCGGCGCCTACCTGCGCTACATGAAGAAGTACCTGGCGCAGTTCGGCGACAGCGCGCGCGCGGCCTTCGCCAAGATCGGCGTGCTGATGGCCTCGGCGCGCCGCACCGAGAAGCCGCTGCACCCGACCAACCTGCACGTCAACAAGGCGCTGTTCCCCAACGACACGGTGCAGTCGCGCCTGCCGGACCCCGACTGGCTCGAGAAATGGCTCGACGAGCAGATCCGCTTCGACGAAGGCTGGGAGAAGAAGGTCATCGAACGGATCCTGCACAACATGTCGCTGCTGTTCGAACGTACCTTTGAAAGCGTGCAGGACCTGAACCGCTACCGCAAGGAGCTGAACGCCAGCCTGCAAGGCGCCGGCGCGGCCCGCCCCGCGCAAGCCTGA
- a CDS encoding PhaM family polyhydroxyalkanoate granule multifunctional regulatory protein, translated as MFGQIPDFTNGFDFMRRLWGGAGIPASLMPGLQAMTPPMDLEDLDKRIADLKAVESWLQLNTNLLRTTIQGLEVQRATLVALQTFGNALSPEAMQSAMENVARAANAPSAEAPQRTGADTGAGTSADTGSAAHPEPPAAEPSQAAAGDADAAPAPNAALWWDMLQQQFNQIASSAAAASMVPFGIGGFGAAGAATPAGTTQSGAEKAKTAAAGKTASAGTASPAAKKTPAKKAPAKQAPAKKAAAKKPAKTMPAREAESGRGSNGSGNGNGSTNGAGGSVTN; from the coding sequence ATGTTCGGACAGATTCCCGATTTCACCAACGGCTTCGACTTCATGCGCCGGCTATGGGGCGGCGCGGGCATCCCCGCCAGCCTGATGCCCGGCCTGCAGGCGATGACGCCGCCGATGGACCTGGAAGACCTCGACAAGCGCATCGCCGACCTGAAGGCGGTGGAAAGCTGGCTGCAGCTCAATACCAACCTGCTGCGCACCACCATCCAGGGACTGGAAGTGCAGCGCGCCACGCTGGTGGCGCTGCAGACCTTCGGCAACGCGCTGTCGCCCGAGGCCATGCAATCGGCGATGGAAAACGTCGCGCGCGCCGCCAACGCCCCCAGCGCCGAGGCGCCGCAACGCACCGGCGCGGATACCGGCGCCGGTACCAGCGCGGACACGGGCAGCGCCGCGCACCCCGAGCCGCCTGCCGCCGAGCCGTCGCAGGCGGCCGCCGGCGACGCCGATGCCGCTCCGGCGCCCAATGCCGCGCTGTGGTGGGACATGCTGCAACAGCAGTTCAACCAGATTGCCAGCAGCGCCGCGGCGGCCAGCATGGTGCCGTTCGGCATTGGCGGCTTTGGCGCCGCCGGCGCCGCCACGCCAGCCGGCACCACCCAGTCCGGCGCAGAGAAAGCGAAGACCGCGGCAGCCGGCAAGACGGCTTCGGCGGGTACCGCCAGCCCTGCCGCGAAGAAGACACCGGCGAAGAAGGCACCGGCAAAGCAGGCGCCGGCGAAGAAAGCGGCTGCCAAGAAGCCGGCCAAGACCATGCCGGCGCGGGAGGCCGAGAGTGGCCGTGGTAGCAACGGCAGCGGCAACGGCAACGGCAGCACCAACGGCGCCGGCGGCAGCGTCACCAACTGA
- a CDS encoding biotin--[acetyl-CoA-carboxylase] ligase, translating to MSAVPPNPPDPSTATSWRIDEGALRAMLSPALRDWTVELVEETGSTNADLTAQCRQASWSDAGTLRLAYRQTAGRGRQGRPWQGQAGMTFSVALPLALAPAQLSGLSLAVGLALAEALGDVAPALGARVGLKWPNDLQIDGRKLAGILIESVPAGPQRVWAVIGIGLNLVRDAQMEAALGRELAGVAEAMPGFDAGRDAPRLLAAVLERLAAMRTDFLAHGFGPMARRWSAADAYRDQPVRLLHDGQVIAEGMARGVDEAGHLLLETPAGLERIASGELSLRPAPGQEGGA from the coding sequence ATGTCCGCCGTTCCTCCGAATCCGCCCGATCCTTCCACTGCCACGTCGTGGCGCATCGATGAAGGCGCGCTGCGCGCCATGCTGTCGCCCGCGCTGCGCGACTGGACCGTGGAACTGGTCGAGGAAACCGGCTCGACCAATGCCGACCTGACCGCGCAGTGCCGCCAGGCGTCGTGGTCCGACGCCGGCACGCTGCGCCTGGCCTATCGCCAGACCGCCGGGCGCGGACGCCAGGGCCGGCCGTGGCAGGGGCAGGCCGGCATGACTTTCTCGGTGGCGCTGCCGCTGGCGCTGGCGCCGGCGCAGCTGAGCGGCCTGAGCCTGGCGGTGGGCCTGGCGCTGGCCGAGGCCCTGGGCGACGTGGCCCCGGCGCTGGGCGCGCGGGTGGGCCTGAAATGGCCCAATGACCTGCAGATCGACGGCCGCAAGCTGGCCGGCATCCTGATCGAATCGGTGCCGGCGGGCCCGCAGCGGGTCTGGGCGGTGATCGGTATCGGCCTGAACCTGGTGCGCGATGCGCAGATGGAAGCCGCGCTGGGGCGCGAACTGGCGGGCGTAGCCGAGGCCATGCCGGGCTTCGATGCCGGGCGCGATGCGCCGCGCCTGCTGGCGGCGGTGCTGGAGCGGCTGGCGGCGATGCGCACGGACTTCCTCGCGCATGGCTTCGGGCCGATGGCACGGCGCTGGTCCGCCGCCGATGCCTACCGCGACCAGCCGGTGCGGCTGCTGCACGACGGCCAGGTGATCGCCGAAGGCATGGCGCGCGGCGTCGACGAGGCCGGCCACCTGCTGCTGGAAACCCCCGCCGGGCTGGAGCGCATCGCCAGCGGCGAGCTGTCGCTGCGGCCCGCCCCGGGCCAGGAAGGTGGCGCATGA
- a CDS encoding type III pantothenate kinase, which produces MNAPRLLVDIGNTRLKWAWCDAGAALPATAGSAALPTPWQHAGAVAHADDGALRTLATELRALCASGPMPSVWISNVAGPVIATAVDAALADAFGGCAPVQWVRSAAAHGDLANGYREPTQLGVDRWVGAIGAHRWLPRETLLVVTAGTATTLDIVTVTEAGHARFEGGLILPGLALMLGTLARNTAQLPALDVGEAGSVAGAQRRWADNTHDAIAAGCLAAQAGAIERTWRALGARGDASRPPRCLLSGGARGALAGALAVPFEMHDNLVLLGLHAMAMADA; this is translated from the coding sequence ATGAACGCGCCGCGCCTGCTGGTCGATATCGGCAATACCCGGCTCAAATGGGCGTGGTGCGACGCCGGTGCTGCGCTGCCTGCGACCGCAGGCAGCGCTGCGCTGCCGACGCCGTGGCAGCACGCCGGCGCGGTCGCGCATGCCGACGACGGCGCGCTGCGAACCCTGGCCACCGAACTGCGCGCACTGTGCGCCAGCGGGCCGATGCCGTCGGTGTGGATCAGCAACGTGGCCGGGCCGGTGATTGCCACCGCCGTCGATGCCGCGCTGGCCGACGCCTTCGGCGGCTGCGCGCCGGTGCAATGGGTACGCAGCGCCGCCGCGCATGGCGACCTTGCCAACGGCTATCGCGAACCGACCCAATTGGGCGTCGACCGCTGGGTCGGCGCCATCGGCGCGCACCGCTGGCTGCCGCGCGAAACATTGCTGGTGGTCACCGCCGGTACCGCCACCACGCTCGATATCGTCACCGTCACAGAGGCTGGCCACGCGCGCTTCGAAGGCGGGCTGATCCTGCCGGGGCTGGCGCTGATGCTGGGCACGCTGGCGCGCAATACCGCGCAGCTGCCGGCGCTGGATGTGGGCGAGGCCGGCAGCGTGGCGGGCGCGCAGCGGCGCTGGGCCGACAACACCCACGACGCCATTGCCGCCGGCTGCCTGGCGGCGCAGGCCGGCGCCATCGAGCGCACCTGGCGCGCGCTGGGCGCGCGCGGCGACGCGTCGCGTCCGCCGCGCTGCCTGCTGTCCGGCGGGGCCCGCGGCGCACTGGCCGGGGCGCTCGCGGTGCCGTTCGAGATGCACGATAATCTGGTGCTGCTCGGCCTGCATGCGATGGCCATGGCCGATGCGTGA
- a CDS encoding MlaE family ABC transporter permease, whose amino-acid sequence MPLERQTTPDFQITRGHGTVSVQLRGDWTALALAGCRQARQLRAQLHELAQASDNAQWSLAGVERLDHIGGQLLWQAWNGALPQRLEASEGQRRVFERIAAVHDEGWKKHMVDRFNPVTLFGANVLSFGAQLGNGITMLGQLAFDLLRFARMPQRGPWREISANIYNVGYKALGITALVGFLIGIVLSYLSANQLRTFGASTFIVNILGMAVIRELGPVLAAILIAGRSGSAITAQIGVMRVTEELDAMRVMGISHGFRLIMPRVIALAIAMPLLVAWTDVMALAGGMLAARMQLGISATFFLRELPDAVPVANLWLGLGKGVVFGILIALTACHFGLRIKPNTQSLGEGTTASVVTAITIVILADAVFAILFKDVGL is encoded by the coding sequence TTGCCCTTGGAACGCCAGACGACGCCAGACTTCCAGATCACGCGCGGGCACGGAACCGTCAGCGTACAGCTGCGTGGCGACTGGACCGCGCTCGCGCTGGCCGGCTGCCGCCAGGCGCGGCAGCTGCGCGCGCAGCTCCACGAGCTGGCGCAGGCCTCGGATAACGCGCAATGGTCGCTGGCCGGCGTCGAGCGCCTTGACCATATCGGCGGGCAACTGCTGTGGCAGGCCTGGAACGGCGCGCTGCCGCAACGGCTCGAGGCCAGCGAGGGCCAGCGCCGCGTGTTCGAGCGCATTGCCGCGGTGCACGACGAGGGCTGGAAAAAGCACATGGTGGACCGCTTCAACCCGGTCACGCTGTTCGGCGCCAACGTGCTGTCGTTCGGCGCGCAGCTGGGCAACGGCATCACCATGCTGGGCCAGCTGGCGTTCGACCTGCTGCGCTTCGCGCGCATGCCGCAGCGCGGCCCGTGGCGCGAGATCTCGGCCAATATCTACAACGTCGGCTACAAGGCGCTGGGGATCACGGCGCTGGTCGGCTTCCTGATCGGCATCGTGCTGTCGTACCTGTCGGCCAACCAGTTGCGCACCTTCGGCGCCAGCACCTTCATCGTCAATATCCTGGGCATGGCGGTGATCCGCGAACTGGGGCCGGTGCTCGCCGCGATCCTGATCGCGGGGCGCTCGGGCTCTGCCATCACCGCGCAGATCGGCGTGATGCGCGTGACCGAGGAGCTGGACGCGATGCGCGTGATGGGCATCTCGCACGGCTTCCGGCTGATCATGCCGCGCGTGATCGCGCTGGCCATCGCCATGCCGCTGCTGGTGGCGTGGACCGACGTGATGGCGCTGGCCGGCGGCATGCTGGCCGCGCGCATGCAGCTGGGCATCAGCGCCACCTTCTTCCTGCGCGAGCTGCCCGATGCGGTGCCGGTGGCCAACCTGTGGCTGGGGCTGGGCAAGGGCGTGGTGTTCGGCATCCTGATCGCGCTGACCGCGTGCCATTTCGGGCTGCGCATCAAGCCCAACACCCAGAGCCTGGGCGAAGGCACCACCGCCTCGGTGGTGACCGCGATCACCATCGTGATCCTGGCCGACGCGGTCTTCGCCATCCTGTTCAAGGACGTGGGCCTGTGA
- the rfaE2 gene encoding D-glycero-beta-D-manno-heptose 1-phosphate adenylyltransferase: MSVPAFESKLTPADDTAALAARIAALPRPLVFTNGVFDILHRGHATYLAQARALGASLVVGVNSDASVRMLGKGDDRPLNHESDRMALLAALASVDLVAMFREQTPVELIRLVRPDIYVKGGDYDIDTLEETRLVRSWGGQAYAIPFLHDRSTTKLLTKVRQAG, translated from the coding sequence ATGTCCGTACCCGCCTTCGAATCCAAGCTGACTCCCGCCGACGACACCGCCGCGCTGGCCGCGCGCATCGCCGCGCTGCCGCGCCCGCTGGTGTTTACCAACGGCGTCTTCGACATCCTGCATCGCGGTCATGCCACCTACCTGGCGCAGGCGCGCGCGCTGGGCGCGAGCCTGGTGGTCGGCGTCAACAGCGATGCCTCGGTGAGGATGCTGGGCAAGGGCGACGACCGCCCGCTCAACCATGAGTCGGACCGCATGGCGCTGCTGGCCGCGCTGGCGTCGGTCGACCTGGTGGCGATGTTCCGCGAACAGACCCCGGTGGAGCTGATCCGCCTGGTGCGCCCCGACATCTACGTCAAGGGCGGCGACTACGATATCGATACGCTCGAAGAAACCCGGCTGGTGCGCAGCTGGGGTGGCCAGGCCTATGCCATCCCCTTCCTGCACGACCGCTCGACCACCAAGCTGCTGACCAAGGTGCGCCAGGCCGGCTGA
- a CDS encoding patatin-like phospholipase family protein: MHRDSLPLPPAAPASTPNPAATALILMGGGARAAYQAGVLNGVARIAARHGKAQAALPFGILAGTSAGAINGAGLAIHAGDFEAAAQSLGALWHSIHADEVYRTDVLRVGVSGARWLSTLALGWATQRRAPRALFDNTPLGSMLGELFEPARVQASLDSGALQAFAVTALSYSTGRHVTFYQSHHRIHPWHRSQRIAVPAQITVDHLLASSSIPFLFPAMPLELDGHHEWFGDGTMRQMSPLSPAIHLGASRILAIGAASRQRSGWFDTMPGGGYPSLAQVGGQALASIFLDGLNTDLERLLHINRLLARMPEVAGDREGWRPVQVMTVAPSEPIEAIAAEHQKQLPRTVRALLAPLGGTEARGAAFASYLLFEPAFTQALIALGERDAEAQADELAAFLYGIVPGTAPAAPGTDDHAAEQAVSP, encoded by the coding sequence ATGCATCGCGATTCCCTGCCGCTGCCCCCGGCGGCGCCCGCTTCCACGCCCAACCCCGCCGCCACCGCGCTGATCCTGATGGGCGGCGGCGCGCGCGCCGCCTACCAGGCCGGCGTGCTCAACGGCGTGGCGCGCATCGCCGCGCGCCATGGCAAGGCGCAGGCCGCGCTGCCGTTCGGCATCCTCGCCGGCACCTCGGCCGGGGCCATCAACGGCGCGGGGCTGGCCATCCATGCCGGCGACTTCGAAGCCGCCGCGCAGAGCCTGGGCGCGCTCTGGCACAGCATCCATGCCGACGAGGTCTACCGCACCGATGTGCTGCGCGTGGGCGTGTCGGGGGCGCGCTGGCTGTCGACGCTGGCGCTGGGCTGGGCCACGCAGCGGCGCGCGCCGCGCGCGCTGTTCGACAACACGCCGCTGGGCAGCATGCTGGGCGAGCTGTTCGAGCCCGCGCGGGTGCAGGCCAGCCTCGACAGCGGCGCGCTGCAGGCGTTCGCGGTCACGGCGCTGTCGTACAGCACCGGGCGCCACGTGACCTTCTACCAGTCGCACCACCGCATCCATCCGTGGCACCGCAGCCAGCGCATCGCGGTGCCGGCGCAGATCACGGTGGACCACCTGCTGGCCTCGTCATCGATCCCGTTCCTGTTCCCGGCCATGCCGCTGGAACTCGATGGGCACCACGAGTGGTTCGGCGACGGCACCATGCGCCAGATGTCGCCGCTGTCGCCGGCGATCCACCTGGGCGCGTCGCGCATCCTGGCGATCGGCGCGGCCTCGCGCCAGCGCTCGGGCTGGTTCGACACCATGCCGGGCGGCGGCTATCCGTCGCTGGCGCAGGTGGGCGGACAGGCGCTGGCCAGCATCTTCCTCGACGGGCTGAACACCGACCTGGAGCGGCTGCTGCATATCAACCGGCTGCTGGCGCGCATGCCCGAGGTGGCCGGCGACCGCGAGGGCTGGCGCCCGGTGCAGGTGATGACGGTGGCGCCCAGCGAGCCGATCGAGGCCATCGCCGCCGAGCACCAGAAGCAGTTGCCGCGCACCGTGCGCGCGCTGCTGGCGCCGCTGGGCGGCACCGAGGCGCGCGGCGCCGCATTCGCCAGCTACCTGCTGTTCGAGCCGGCCTTCACGCAGGCGCTGATCGCGCTGGGCGAGCGCGACGCCGAAGCCCAGGCCGACGAGCTGGCAGCCTTCCTTTACGGCATCGTGCCGGGCACAGCGCCAGCCGCGCCCGGCACGGACGACCACGCGGCCGAGCAGGCAGTCTCTCCCTGA
- a CDS encoding ABC transporter ATP-binding protein, translating into MNAAPANTTQPGPPQPAPERTPVIEVRGLVKRFGKAVVHDHVDLDVYRGEVLSIVGGSGSGKTVLLRQIVGLERPTAGTIKVFGEDPSRLRPAQLQALRSRWGLQFQRGALFSALSVIDNIALPLRELRALPDNLICQAALLKLQLVGLSARDADKMPSDLSGGMIKRVALARALSLEPELLFLDEPTAGLDPMASDDYVALIRELRRELGLTVVMITHDLDTLVALSDRVAVLADHKVIAAAPIPQVVKVEHPFIREYFLGERAQRALQALPRPGQPAAPPPGEA; encoded by the coding sequence GTGAACGCGGCACCAGCGAACACGACCCAGCCAGGCCCGCCGCAGCCCGCGCCGGAGCGCACCCCGGTGATCGAGGTGCGCGGCCTGGTCAAGCGCTTCGGCAAGGCGGTGGTGCACGACCATGTGGACCTCGACGTCTACCGCGGCGAGGTGCTGTCGATCGTCGGCGGCTCGGGCAGCGGCAAGACCGTGCTGCTGCGCCAGATCGTCGGGCTGGAGCGTCCCACCGCGGGCACCATCAAGGTATTCGGCGAGGATCCGTCGCGGCTGCGCCCGGCCCAGCTGCAGGCGCTGCGCAGCCGCTGGGGCCTGCAGTTCCAGCGCGGCGCGCTGTTCTCGGCGCTGTCGGTGATCGACAATATCGCGCTGCCGCTGCGCGAGCTGCGCGCGCTGCCCGACAACCTGATCTGCCAGGCGGCGCTGCTCAAGCTGCAGCTGGTGGGGCTGTCGGCGCGCGATGCCGACAAGATGCCGTCGGACCTGTCTGGCGGCATGATCAAGCGCGTGGCGCTGGCCCGTGCGCTGTCGCTGGAACCCGAGCTGCTGTTCCTGGACGAACCCACTGCCGGCCTGGACCCGATGGCGTCCGACGACTATGTCGCGCTGATTCGCGAGCTGCGCCGCGAGCTGGGCCTGACCGTGGTGATGATCACGCACGACCTCGACACGCTGGTGGCGCTGTCCGACCGCGTCGCGGTGCTGGCCGACCACAAGGTGATCGCGGCCGCGCCGATCCCGCAAGTGGTGAAGGTGGAGCACCCCTTCATCCGCGAGTATTTCCTGGGCGAGCGCGCCCAGCGCGCCCTGCAGGCGCTGCCCCGGCCCGGGCAGCCCGCGGCGCCGCCCCCTGGAGAAGCATGA
- a CDS encoding MlaD family protein, giving the protein MMENKSNAFLAGVFTIGLAVLVLFAIFWFSSDHAVRVPYDLITRSTVNGLGPQADVKYRGLAVGKVESIKFDPQVPGQIIVRVNVNRETPITRTTYATLGFQGVTGIAYVQLDDSAAHDGAGASPPLPTSPRAVARIAMRPGFFEELEKRGDSLLTQAETLMGSLNDMFRGANRDELMAAIRSVRKTAEDYSRLSDSLTPAAQRLPKVAENLNATLESTRRLTQELANPNGTVMRTVDSVGRDLQGAAASVQSAAGTFSEETLPQLNGLARDARQTARSFERAAGQFNESPSSVLFGAPAPTPGPGEPGFSAAP; this is encoded by the coding sequence ATGATGGAAAACAAGTCCAACGCCTTCCTTGCCGGCGTGTTCACCATCGGCCTGGCCGTGCTGGTGCTGTTCGCGATCTTCTGGTTCAGCAGCGACCATGCGGTGCGCGTGCCGTACGACCTGATCACCCGCTCCACCGTCAACGGCCTGGGCCCGCAGGCCGACGTCAAGTACCGCGGGCTGGCGGTGGGCAAGGTCGAGTCGATCAAGTTCGACCCGCAGGTGCCGGGCCAGATCATCGTGCGCGTCAACGTCAACCGCGAAACGCCGATCACGCGCACCACCTACGCCACGCTGGGCTTCCAGGGCGTGACCGGGATCGCCTACGTGCAGCTCGATGACTCCGCCGCGCACGATGGCGCCGGCGCCTCGCCGCCGCTGCCGACCTCGCCGCGGGCGGTGGCGCGCATCGCCATGCGGCCCGGCTTCTTCGAGGAACTGGAAAAGCGCGGCGATTCGCTGCTGACCCAGGCCGAGACCCTGATGGGCTCGCTCAACGACATGTTCCGCGGCGCCAACCGCGACGAGCTGATGGCGGCGATCCGCTCGGTGCGCAAGACCGCCGAAGATTATTCGCGCCTGTCCGATTCGCTCACGCCGGCCGCGCAGCGCCTGCCGAAAGTGGCCGAGAACCTGAACGCGACGCTGGAATCGACCCGGCGCCTGACGCAGGAACTGGCCAACCCCAACGGCACCGTGATGCGCACCGTCGACAGCGTCGGGCGCGACCTGCAGGGCGCGGCCGCGTCGGTGCAGTCGGCCGCTGGCACCTTCAGCGAAGAGACCCTGCCGCAGCTCAATGGCCTGGCCCGCGACGCGCGCCAGACCGCGCGCAGCTTCGAGCGCGCCGCCGGCCAGTTCAACGAGAGCCCGAGCAGCGTGCTGTTCGGCGCGCCCGCGCCCACGCCAGGGCCGGGCGAGCCGGGCTTCAGCGCGGCCCCGTAG